GCCAGCGTCTGCGCCGGGGCGTACGCCCTCGGGGCCGCCGGGCTGCTCGACGGCCGCCGCTGCACCACCCACCACGACGTGCAGGACGACCTGGCCCGGCGACATCCGGCGGCGCGGGTGGTGCGGGACGTGCTCTACGTGGTCGACGACCGGGTGGTGAGTTCGGCCGGCATCGCCAGCGGCATCGACGTGGCGCTGCACCTGGTGGCCACCCGGCACGGCCCGGCCACCGCCGCGAGCATCGCCCGCACCATGGTCGTGTACGCCCGCCGCAACGGCGACGAACAGCAGGCCAGCGCGATGATGCGGCACCGCTCGCACCTGTCCGACGCGGTGCACCGGGTGCAGGACGTCATCGACAGCCGCTACGCCGAGCCCCTGCCGCTGGCGGACCTGGCCGCCGCCGGCGGCGTCGCCGAACGCACGCTGACCCGGCTGTTCCGCCAGTCCACCGGCCTCACCCCGCTCGGCTACCAGCAGTTGCTCCGCGTCGAGCGGGCCGAGCACCTGATCGGGCACGGCGCCACCGTCGAGGCCGCGGCGCGCGGCGTCGGTTTCACCGATGCCCGGATGCTGCGTCGCCTGCGCGCCCGGGCCCGTCGGACCCCGCCGCCCGCCGGTAGTAGTCGTCGCGGGACCGGAACTCCACCGGCAGCGAGCCGGGCAGCGTGATCCGGGAGTCGTTGGCGATCAGCCCGGCGGTGGCCCGCAGCGCCAGCACGTCGCGTTCCTGGGGCGACAGGTCCACCAGGTGCGGGCGGGTCAGCCGGAACGCGGCAGCCGTCCGGCACACCCGCCGGGCCAGCTCGATGATCTCGTCGGCCGGTCCGGCCAGGGCCAGCGCCGGCTGCTGGATGGTCCGCAGCGCGTCACACACGATCAGCAGCTGAGCCGGGTGGTCCGACCCGGCCGGCAGCATCTCCAACCGGGACGGCCACTGCCACCGCACCTGCCCGCTCATCAGGCCCGGGTGGCGAACCCCCGACCGGTGCCGGGCGGCCCCCGACCCGGCCCGACCAGCGGCCACGACCGCCAGCTGCGACCCCTCGCCCACCCAGACGATCCGCTGGTCGGTGACGGTGACCGACACCGGGTCGGGCAGCGCCCACGCCCGCCGCGTCTCCGTCGGGCCGAGCAGGTGCCCCGCGACCAGCAGTCGGTGCTGCCACAGCACCCGCTCGCCGCCCGCCGGCACCAGTTGGCGCCGGCGGTCGAGCACCGGTCCCACCTCATCGTCCGGCGCGTCGAAGCGGTGCGGACCGATGAAGAAGGGGGACGCATTCCCGTGCATCGTCACGACCTCCCGGGCGGTTGACCTCACCGTCGAGAGTGGCGGATGCCCAGCCCAGATGTCATGACACCCGTTAGGGGGTCGGCCGGTCGTACCTCGCCTGTGACCGGTAGATGCCGATCTCCTCCGGCCGTACGAGGCCGTCCTCGATCGCCCGGGCGAGCAGCGCCGCCTTCGTGGCGGCCGGCCGGCCCGCTCGGGTGTACTTGATGCGCGCCCGGTCGACGTACTGCTTGACCGTGTGTTCGCTGATCTGCATCCGACGGGCCACCGACGCCTTCGACATCGACTGGAACCAGAGCAGCAGCGCCTCGCGCTCCTTGTCGGAGAGGACCGGCCGGTCCGGCCGTGGGTCGCCCACCATCGCGCCCGCCAACGCCGGCGGCACGTACGGGCGGTCGCTGGCCGCCGCCAGAACCGTCGCCACGCAGTGCTCCCGTCCCTCGTGCTTGGCGAGGAAGGCCACCGCGCCCGCGTCGAGCGCCGCGAGCATCGTCTCCGGGTCGGTGTGCTCGGAGTAGACGACGACCCGCCGGCCGGTGGCGCTCAGCTCGGCCAACTTGTCCAGCGCCATCCGCCCGTGCAGGCGCAGGTCGAGCAGGACGACGTCGGCGTCCGGCGCGGCCCGCAGCACCTCGTCCGGGTCGTCACCGGTGGCGAGAACGGTGAGCCGGGGTTCGGTGGCGAGCCAGGCGCGTACGCCGTCGACGACCACCGGGTGGTCGTCGACGATGGCCACCCCGACCGGCCGATCGCCGCTCATCTCCGCCATCGGGTCTGCGCCCATCTGATCTCCCCGTCGCGCTCGTACACCCACTGCACCTGACCGTCACCGCCGGGACCGGCCGGCGGGCCGGTGGCGTCCGGGCCGTCCCGGTCGGGCGTC
This genomic stretch from Micromonospora krabiensis harbors:
- a CDS encoding GlxA family transcriptional regulator: MARVVFLLVPQLHLLDLAGPAQVFSAAADLGLDYRLHYVAEREQVPSVQGVPLVAATEWPEVTPDDLIVVPGWRPRAHGPGGPVGADDLRRLAAHHAAGGTVASVCAGAYALGAAGLLDGRRCTTHHDVQDDLARRHPAARVVRDVLYVVDDRVVSSAGIASGIDVALHLVATRHGPATAASIARTMVVYARRNGDEQQASAMMRHRSHLSDAVHRVQDVIDSRYAEPLPLADLAAAGGVAERTLTRLFRQSTGLTPLGYQQLLRVERAEHLIGHGATVEAAARGVGFTDARMLRRLRARARRTPPPAGSSRRGTGTPPAASRAA
- a CDS encoding response regulator transcription factor, translated to MGADPMAEMSGDRPVGVAIVDDHPVVVDGVRAWLATEPRLTVLATGDDPDEVLRAAPDADVVLLDLRLHGRMALDKLAELSATGRRVVVYSEHTDPETMLAALDAGAVAFLAKHEGREHCVATVLAAASDRPYVPPALAGAMVGDPRPDRPVLSDKEREALLLWFQSMSKASVARRMQISEHTVKQYVDRARIKYTRAGRPAATKAALLARAIEDGLVRPEEIGIYRSQARYDRPTP